The Nitrosopumilus cobalaminigenes genome contains a region encoding:
- a CDS encoding universal stress protein — protein MDLNKILVPVDGSKKSFEALDRAVTLAGFTHGHITAINVIPHVADGGPRTKAFDKQLVDDAKIVLKKAEKRVGNKNVKFTTKILRGSPGHVTLHTAKTGKFDHIVMSTTGSGTASKDMIGSVSNHVLQKSKIPVYLIK, from the coding sequence ATGGATCTTAATAAAATTCTAGTTCCAGTAGATGGTTCGAAAAAATCCTTTGAAGCCCTAGATAGAGCAGTTACTCTTGCCGGATTTACACATGGCCACATTACTGCCATCAATGTAATTCCTCATGTTGCTGATGGAGGGCCAAGAACAAAGGCATTTGATAAACAATTGGTAGATGACGCAAAAATTGTTCTAAAAAAAGCAGAAAAACGTGTAGGAAACAAGAATGTAAAATTTACAACAAAAATTCTAAGAGGCTCTCCAGGACATGTTACATTACATACTGCAAAAACAGGAAAGTTTGATCACATTGTAATGAGTACAACTGGTTCAGGAACTGCAAGTAAAGATATGATTGGAAGTGTATCAAATCATGTACTTCAAAAGTCCAAAATCCCAGTATATTTGATTAAATAA
- a CDS encoding CBS domain-containing protein, translated as MSDLISILKKPITIEKTSSLSHTISELLKNKISRLIVTENGTSVGIITEKDIGLFLLEDDSEKNLDEIPVSQIMHMLTSVDESMSVEKCIEIMLEKQIGSLGVTSNSHGLIGIITKTDIAQHYVQKYPKTHTVGDVMTISYISMNHDSTLRHAVSEMIDKKISRLFIKNENNEPQGIMTFRDLFHVALEQGNTDSVLDTSDPAISIVFTRKGFLSDSGFGNTIQAKDVMTKTFESVNFDEDLTVACEEMIQNRINGVGVKINGKLGGVVSKTDILKAIYINNNSK; from the coding sequence TTGTCTGATTTAATTTCCATTTTGAAAAAACCAATTACCATTGAAAAAACATCCTCTCTAAGTCATACTATTTCAGAACTATTGAAAAACAAAATCAGCAGATTGATTGTGACTGAAAATGGTACTTCTGTAGGAATAATCACAGAAAAAGACATTGGATTATTCTTACTTGAAGATGATTCTGAAAAGAATCTTGATGAAATCCCTGTATCTCAAATCATGCATATGCTTACCTCTGTAGATGAATCAATGTCTGTTGAGAAATGTATTGAAATAATGCTTGAAAAACAAATTGGCTCTTTGGGGGTTACATCAAACAGTCATGGGTTGATTGGAATAATTACAAAAACTGACATTGCTCAACATTATGTCCAAAAATATCCCAAAACACACACAGTTGGAGATGTGATGACGATATCTTACATCTCTATGAATCATGATTCAACTCTTAGACATGCAGTATCTGAAATGATTGACAAAAAAATATCTAGACTTTTTATAAAAAATGAAAATAATGAACCGCAAGGAATCATGACATTTCGTGATTTGTTTCATGTTGCATTAGAGCAAGGCAATACCGACTCTGTTTTAGATACTTCTGATCCTGCAATCTCTATAGTTTTTACAAGAAAAGGATTCCTTTCTGATTCAGGATTTGGAAATACTATACAAGCAAAAGATGTAATGACTAAAACTTTTGAATCTGTGAATTTTGATGAAGATCTTACAGTAGCTTGTGAAGAAATGATTCAAAATAGAATTAATGGTGTTGGAGTTAAGATTAATGGTAAACTCGGTGGTGTAGTATCTAAAACTGATATTCTAAAAGCCATTTACATAAATAACAATTCTAAATAA
- a CDS encoding DUF6659 family protein, producing MSDSKLNLDEYNEKCKNILEDPEILFAGLLDGLGTLLAGGYKPGTCSRLSDEQHQTICVELASRVTKRKKFNSELGNVKYSASRRDRVVIMSFPISDMAVMILAEPHINIDRFAFRILSKLDRQWGEN from the coding sequence ATGAGTGATTCAAAATTAAATCTTGATGAATATAATGAAAAGTGCAAGAACATTTTAGAAGATCCTGAAATTCTTTTTGCAGGGTTGTTGGATGGATTAGGTACTCTTTTAGCTGGGGGTTACAAACCAGGAACATGTTCGCGCTTGTCTGATGAACAACATCAAACCATTTGCGTTGAATTAGCATCACGAGTAACAAAAAGAAAAAAATTCAATTCTGAATTGGGCAATGTAAAATATTCTGCATCCCGACGTGATCGTGTGGTAATTATGAGTTTCCCTATTTCTGATATGGCTGTAATGATACTTGCTGAACCTCACATCAATATTGACCGATTTGCATTTAGAATTCTCTCAAAACTTGATAGACAGTGGGGAGAAAATTAA
- a CDS encoding DUF6659 family protein: MDYENFCKQILDVDPKIRFATVFDEWSVKVGGGMRDGVESLLSERASKELVNLATLDWKSRKEMAKMLGKTKYTLAEFDTIKRFSFYLGDDYLLLVSAEKECDTNLIVDQVIKLYYKNQN; this comes from the coding sequence TTGGATTATGAGAATTTTTGTAAGCAAATTTTGGATGTAGACCCTAAAATCCGCTTTGCCACTGTATTTGATGAATGGTCAGTCAAGGTAGGAGGTGGGATGAGAGATGGTGTGGAAAGCTTACTTTCAGAACGTGCATCAAAAGAACTTGTTAATTTAGCAACCCTTGACTGGAAATCTAGAAAAGAAATGGCAAAAATGCTTGGTAAAACAAAATACACGTTAGCAGAATTTGACACGATTAAACGATTCTCATTTTATCTTGGTGATGATTACTTACTCCTTGTAAGTGCTGAAAAAGAATGTGATACCAATCTCATAGTTGATCAAGTGATCAAACTATATTACAAAAATCAAAATTGA